The window CTTCTTTTGACATGATACAGTGCCAAATTTGTTGGTTTGAAAGTAAGAGCAGACTTTGACCAACTGTTGTCTCGATGTGGATGTATCATGCTGGTATCTTGTGTGCCAATGGGTTAATGACTCCTGCCATAATTAGGGTTAACTATTGTATTGCCACTTATATGTACATCATATACGGGCAATACCCCTATTGCCTCCTTTATGGTTAACATACATTGTAGTAATAGTAAATGTATTGAGCTCTCTAGTAAATGTAGGTTTCTTGTCTCTCACTGTGTTATTTTAAAATCTTTAGGTACCCAGCATATCAATTCACCCCTGTTGACATATGAAATAAACAATTATACCTGCCATGCTTTGAAATAAATATTAAGGATGTTTGAGCAGGGTGTTACAAGTCAGATAGACAGTTAACCTTGCATATACCAGACCATTCTTTTCTCATATATTGTTAAACCATTGGTCCTAACATGCAGGTGCAACAGTACTCTTGGCCATATTAGTTCGGTCAAATCTCACAAATCACAGAGTTTTAGTTCCAAAGCAACTCACATTCCCATCAGTTGTATCCAGTGTTGTTTATCAAAATGCAAACATGCATGCTTACACCTAGTTCTGCCCTTATAAAAGAATTGATGTTGacaaaatgtaaaaaagaatTTCCTTGGCCAGTTCATTGCTTCTAGGACAGTTCAATGCATACATCAATCAATTGGTAAAAGAATTGGTTTTTGGGGTAACAACAATTcatgatttgaaaaatattcagaaCCGTGCCATTTTACCGTGACGCAGACCGACACTTTTGCCTCATATTTGCCTTAGAAGTTTAGGGTGTGAGTCCGTGGTCattccaatttttttttaaaaaggcctTTTACACTTGTCAGATGGGAGGTTTGTTCTATCTGTTGTCTTCAATTGCCAACTAAGAAACCCTGCAGAGATGGACGGTATCCCATAGTGGACTAGCAATCCAGGGCCATAGCTAGTGGGGGGAAGGAGGGGCTGGGCATTACCCCCTCCCCAGAAGTcatagaaaatgtgtttttcattgtgattttggccaaaaaaattCGTGAGATGCTCATTTTGGCCCCCAGACCAGCTAGCTACACCCCATGCACTCCTACAGGCCAGCATGTAGGTGGCTTTGCCCTTAACTGATAACTATATCCATAAACATAATCATGCTACAACATTTGTTTTCTGGATTTTATGCATTCCTTCCCCAATACTACATTGCTATTCTTTATTTGATTGCAGCTCCGGCCTCCTCAGCCTGCCGTCTATCTATTCCTGTTGGACGTGTCATTCAATGCTGTACAGTCAGGTGAGCTTATCTCTCTTTCATTGTGATGGAAAAGGTCTACACTAGAAATAGCAAAAAGTGGCAAAgttttttgaaaacaaaaacgCCATGTCAATGGCGTTGACTCTTGTGAAAACATTTGAAAGGACTTTTTTTAGCATAACCACATGAAATTAGGTCAATATCTTGgtttcattagctcacctcttagcagaggcgagcttatcccataccgtggcgtccgtcgtccgtcgtcgtcgtcgtccgtcgtccgttagcagggcacgtttcgtaactgttagagctattgagttgaaacttggtacacatgtacccttatgtaatgacaccttggagaccaagtttcggtccgattcgtttcatggtttggccaccagggggccaaacgttaaaagtgaaaatatgcaatatctcccttaatagtagtcgggaaattttgaaaaaatatggtaggtacttctagcaaaggtgcatcatatatcctccgggtttttgatttgacctccttttcaaggtcacagaggtcaaatggtgtaaattggccgttaggatgtaacaatggcacgtttctaaactgcaatgactattgataccaaatttggtacacatttaccccttagtcaggtgatctcagggaccgaagtttggtccaatatgattcaccacttgaccaccagggggcaaaatcccaaaaccttaaaaatgtgattattccttaacctcttgcccgattgccaccaatttgatatcatgggtacatctaaccaatatacagtatatgtcacacgggtttttaatttgaccttcttgtcaaggtcacagaggtcaaatggtgtaaattcgccgtcaggccgtaactatggcacgtttcttaactgcaatgactattgatcacaaattaagtacacatgtaccccttggtcaggtgatctcaggtaccgaagtttggtgcgatctgatttgccgtttggcctccagggagggggccaaatcctaaattcttcaaaatgccattattcctagtaatgacttgcccgattggcaccaattttatatcataggtacatctaattctaacaaccattcaatgtgtcacccgggtcttctttgatttgacctacttttcaaggtcacagaggtcgaatgtactgtaaattggccattttggggaaattgtaattgcttggacctacatcaaacctaacactacatgacacaataccatgctctttatccatctttcctccacatgaggtgagcacaatggccctggccatttcattttagaagTTAAAAGATGTGAAAATCCTGAGCCATTTATTGTCTGTGTGATAAAAATGGCAATTTCTGTGGCACAAAAGTCTTGCAAGAAGCCCTGGCCTCTCCATTTGTCTTTCTAGATGTCTCGACCAGTCTGTTGCCTTCAAAATGAACGTTTTACTGTAAATTCCACTCCAGCGACCTTCTCTTTCTTTCGTGATGATATCAATAAAAACATCAAATCCTGTTTTCAGGCTACCTGTCCATTTTCTGCCAGTCCTTACTGGAGGAGTTAGATCGACTACCGGGTGATTCTAGAACACAGATCGGATTCTTAACATTTGATTCAGCAGTCCATTTCTATAACCTAGCTGAAGGACTCTCACAGCCACAGATGCTGATTGTGTCTGATTTAGAAGGTAAATTGCAGTttatttttctgaaatgttaTTTGGGGTGTAAATTTTATTTCACAGAAAAAAATCCAAGCTATGTCAACAGTAACTACTAATATCTGTCACTGATACTTATTGTTTGCCAGTTTTTTAACTATCAACATGAACACTTTTTATACGCCAGCTCCGGAGCATATTATGGTATGGCCCTcggtgtccgtctgtccgttaacttttcattgtccacgcgattactgaaattctacatcatgtatattcaccaaacctggtttgcagggcactagtataggccccaagaagcctattgatttggaggtcaaaaggtcaaaggtcacgaagacctgttttcattttctgcttaccttcgcttagctacacctaggcggcgcccctatacagcctctgccttgtgtgagccgccataatcagtactttttcctcggcacATTGTTGCACACTTTTCCGAGTTTTTCTACGTTGTTTTCGCCAAATTTTGGTCGATCCTACGTttgaggacaccttcgggaagcttattatctctaggagacgggtgagatcgttcttttaccatcctccctcgatttctgcttttggagcgtgctttttctgccgtctcccaagaaattttttctccgttttcccgggctattggtcacgtgaccgttcgtttttatacttttgtggtttttctgttagaaATTTCGGCTTAATGACATCGTTATTGCcgtcctttctttcttctttgggtgttccaccctttgttttggacctcctgcccttcagggcgGGTTTCCGAGGTCCGTTTACGGGTGTATCGTGTATtcatagtccccggcccggttCTTCCCCGTGTCGGGGTGCGGGTAGTTCCGCCCAAATTGGGCCGGACCCTTTCGCCCCtgggatgccttcctcttctcccggcaccgccggcaagaagatgaagaaggtgaggagaggagcacggccctcaaagggaagggggtctttgactccctctcccttgccctcctcacggaccccgctaagcggcgaggtccacggggctctgggggggtttcgacccctcccgacccctccccccaggccgggcacccctcttttgggggtgtgccccctggggaggccttgggtttgagtgttggtgaccctgatgcagggacactccccagggttagccctgccccctttccagggggcagggcccatattcataaaagttcttaacttaagtgcCAAAAAGTCCTAAGTTGTCCACTTGCCTAAGTCCCCTACCTAAAATGAGATTCATAAACCTGCTCAGTGCCCCACTTGGCCAGGTTGACCGCTTAAGTTTGAGTGCACCACTTATCTTTCTTGAAAAGACATTCCCAGGTACCCGTGTCACATTTCTTGTGGATTTGCGCTTGTTGTAACTGCATTGTTCATTGATCATGGGCATTCAAATGTGCATTCTGTAGGGCCTACACCATAGGAGATACAGATTAACAGGCAGACGAGACACATTTAGACAAAGTGCATGTACTTGCTCGTTAATTATGGGGAGGAAACCGAACTTTTCTGATGCGGAAAAAATCCGCCTCATTGAGGCGTACGATGCTCGGAAAGGGTTACTAGTGGGGAAGTTTTCGTCAAATGTTTCATCGAGGCGCAAACATGATGCTTGGCTTGAAATAACAGATAACGTAAATAGTCGAAATCCGCATGTTGTGCGAGAAATGACAGAACTACAGAAAAAGTGGCAGAATCTGACATCAGCTATGAAGGACGAATATAGGGAATACAAAAAAGCGCTAGGAAAGACAGGTTAGTAAATAACtgattttatttcattgaatacCTTTTCTATGCCAACTCTGCACACTCTCGCTATCCTAAAATtatgtatgtacatacatacaaacaTAAAAACCATCGGCAAATTACCCGGTACTCTTATATGTGATGTCGTGAAAATTAAGATAAAAAATACCCCTTGATAAATGATCATAAATGAACACATTTTATGCtgaaaatcaaaatggtgcCACAGGAATAACAATACATGACcgatttcaaattcatttcaggtGGTGGACCCCCTCCTAAGGAACCGTCGATAATTTCACAGAAAGTTGCAGCTGTTATTGGCGAAGATGATCCATCCGTATATGGTATAGATGGCGGCTTTGATAGCGGTGCACCGAAACCTAAAATCGCTACATCAGTAAATACTGTCCCGCGCCTGAATATCACCCACAGCGTTGCAACCAACGACAGGTATGTGCAAAACGATTTTACACAGCAACTAATTCAATCAAACTTTAACATTTAGCCCATCTGCTTGAAATTAAGCATTATCGTTAGTAAAgtaaatgcattttctttcagttctttcaGCGAGAATGAGGAAGAGAATCAAACTGAGTCTTTTCTTCAAGAACCCAAGATGCGGACACAAaaacgaaaagcttcatcatcCCTTGGTTGTGCCTCGGCAGCCCTCGCCAGTACCTCAACTAAATTCCAAAGATTGGTGCAGCCTTCTCCTGTGAGGTCTTCATTGCCTAATCCTTGCCCACCGCTTCCCAAGAACACTGAAAAGGATAAAACCCTAAAGAATTTAGGAAATACGGACGAGATGGTAGTACTGCAGAAAGAACTGCTTGCTTCTGAGAAGGAAAGATGTGCGCTCGAGATGGATAAGCTTAAActtgaaaaggaaaaattgGTTCTAGAAATtaaattgttgaaaatgaaaacaagtaagatggagaaggagatggaAAATGCTTCTGTAAATTCATTTCAGGCAAACgatgaaaacatatttacacagttgtaaatatttgtcaaaaacctttgaaaacaaataaattgtgTGTATGAGCATATAATAGATACGTATTTGTTACACTTACTTGCCTTAGAAATGTTGCTGGACAATGTGATCTCTTGTAGCAGTTCCATTTACACCTGCAAATGCTACGATATTCCCTTCATCGTTCCCATCCTCATCGGGTTGTGGCCGATGTTCGATATCATCCATGTCTGCTGGATCGAAATCCGGTAGAGCTTTGTTGATAGCAATGTTTTGCAACATTGCACACGCAGTAATGATTGCACATGCTTTCTCCGGTGTATAACGCAGTTTTCCATGCAGACAGTGGAATCGCCTTTTCCATTGACCGATGCCCCTTTCAACCAAACACCGAGTTTTCTTGTGAGACCGATTGTATCGTCGTTGCCCGGGGGTGTTAGggttcaaaaatggcgtcatcaGCCAAGGACGCAATGGATACCCACTGTCACCAAGGATGACCTCATCTCCTTGCCAACGTCTCATAATGTCGGTTACGGCGCTTTCTCGGAGCACAACGGAGTCATGGGTGCTACCGGGCCATCTAGCCACAACATTCATAAACCTAAAATGTGCATCAAAAACAACCTGTACATTGATGGAATACCAGTTTTTCCTGTTTACATATCTCCACTCATGAAACGAAGGTCCTAGAATCCAAATATGCGTTCCATCGACCACACCGATAACACCGGGAAATCGAGCTATCTCGTAAAAATCTGCAGATAATTGAGGTGTGTCCTCTTGTCTCGGAAATTTGATGATGTGTTTTAGAGAATTGTTCAGTGTGGTTGTTACCTCCGCGATCACTCGACTCATGGTTGGCTGCGAAATGTGGACAGTATCACCagtaacctgttggaatgatccgcaagcATAAAACCGAAGAGTCGCAAGCAACTTCAACTCAGCaggcagcgcgtaattcctcctagttttcGATTCtaggtcatccctcacaagatcAATCAATTGAAGAATTGTCTgccgatcaaaccgatatcgctggtACAATTCCAAGTCATTGTAAGCGTCCAGTGGATGCAGCCGATCACGAAAAACCctttccctgcgaattgcacgTCTGTGTGCAAATGCATGTTGCCAAGCTAACATCAACGCAGCCATCTCCGTTGAGCACCGTgcacaaaatgaactgaaagaaccagtccacttagagcgggacttagagttaagactgctccagaggtgtctcaaatctaagaCTCGATTTGAGTGGTCCACTTGACTTAAGTATGTTTAcgaatatgacttattttaagtaagtaccccacttaaacttaagatgcatattaggtgccccactttgacttaagttgctttatgaatatgggcccagggCTCCGGGTGGGACTCTGGACGTTTTACGTCCCGATCCCCCCCGCCGACGCCCCCTCCTGTCATGGGTTGGTTGGTGAGCAGCGTCGCCCCGGTGAGCCGCCTGTTATTTCAGGTGTGCTCTCCCGTCCCCCTCAGGGGTTTGCGACAGGGTTGCGGCCGCTGCCCTTGCCGGCGGCAGCTGGCTCTGCCAGCGCCACGGTTGAGTCCACGGCCACTCCGGGATCTGCCACCCCTTCGCTTTGGGGCGGGCTCGTCCGTCCGACCCTCACGGTGATCGACCGGGCattttacagccacgtcttcttggtccccaagaagtcggggaagtggagactggtcatcgacctgtccaccttgaatcggttcctccgggtccccagcttcaagatggagacaaccaggtcagtagcggtcgcggtgcagcccaatgattgggctatctctctggaccttcaggacgcgtatttacacgtcccggtccatccagagtttcagcccttccttcgttttttcttcgaaggaaatgtttatcagtttcaggcccttcctttcggcctggcttctgctccgctgattttcacaacagtcgacaaggcgtttgccgcgccttttcacgccatgggcttaaagctccattgctatctcgacgactggctgctacggcaccaggctcatcgccgtctgggaaagcaggtaaagtttctgctcgtcacaaccggacaggcagggtggttgataaattgggacaaatccgagctggacgcagctcaggattatgtcttcgtgggggtgcgatttcgcacacgagagggcctgatgccccccctccggaccgaattcacaagattcggtccttggtcgatatttttcgccgtcaggacagcgccacagcccgacagtttctgtcgctgctggggctgctcaattcggcagcggaccaggttcctttcggccgcctgtatatgcgcccactccagctcctcctgctgtcgagttggcgtccattcacggactccctcgaccagcggatatttatcccggggtctctcctgggggaggtgtggagtttctggggttcggagacggagctcctccgcggagtgcagctcagccctccgtcgccccagatgtccctgttcacggacacctccctttatggttggggcgcccatttgaacgaaggggatctgaccaccaagggcacgtggtcagaggaggatgtgcgtctctcgatcaatatcctcgagatgcaggctgtcatcctggccgtgagggccttcacgtctcatctgaggggtcacagggtttctcttttctccgacaattcgacggtggtcgcttatattcggaaacagggggggacgagatccgacacattgtgccgtctcacttgggagctcctgcagctttgtcgccgcttggatatccagctcctcccccgtcacatccc is drawn from Lineus longissimus chromosome 1, tnLinLong1.2, whole genome shotgun sequence and contains these coding sequences:
- the LOC135487385 gene encoding uncharacterized protein LOC135487385, whose protein sequence is MGRKPNFSDAEKIRLIEAYDARKGLLVGKFSSNVSSRRKHDAWLEITDNVNSRNPHVVREMTELQKKWQNLTSAMKDEYREYKKALGKTGGGPPPKEPSIISQKVAAVIGEDDPSVYGIDGGFDSGAPKPKIATSVNTVPRLNITHSVATNDSSFSENEEENQTESFLQEPKMRTQKRKASSSLGCASAALASTSTKFQRLVQPSPVRSSLPNPCPPLPKNTEKDKTLKNLGNTDEMVVLQKELLASEKERCALEMDKLKLEKEKLVLEIKLLKMKTSKMEKEMENASVNSFQANDENIFTQL